The Chengkuizengella sediminis genomic interval TTAGCTCTTAAATTTAAATCTTGTAATCAAATAATATTTCTATACCATATTCTTCTTAACTTTTTAATATAAAATGAATACTTTGCATCGGTTACATCTGTACGTATAATTTCAGATTCACAACGATTACATATAAATTCTGTGCATATCATGATGCCATTCTTATTTTGCTCTTCACATACTATACAGGTATAGTCTAACTTACTATCCATAGACTCCCCACCCTTGTTTTTTCTATCATTATGCCACATTATCTATCCTCTTAAACTTCTAAATTGATCTTAGAGAAAATATTTTTAAAAACTATACTGATATTGTGAAATTTAATTTTCGTTATTATATGTACATTAAAATTAAATGGTGTAAAAAAAGACACCATAGTGATTAAATTCACTACAGTGTCTTTGGTTTAGCTTGGCAACGTCCTACTCTCCCAGGACCTTGCGGTCCAAGTACCATCGGCGCTGGAGGGCTTAACGGTCGTGTTCGGTATGGGTACGCGTGGTACC includes:
- a CDS encoding sigma factor G inhibitor Gin gives rise to the protein MDSKLDYTCIVCEEQNKNGIMICTEFICNRCESEIIRTDVTDAKYSFYIKKLRRIWYRNII